The Podarcis muralis chromosome 14, rPodMur119.hap1.1, whole genome shotgun sequence nucleotide sequence AAAGGAGTCAGCTTTTATGCATCCAATTGTTACAAGCTACGCAATATTaatatgtcaaaacaaaaaaattccttccagtagcaccttaaagaccaactaagttagttcttggtatgagctttcgtgtgcatgcacacttcttcagatacacatctgaagaatgtgtatttgaagaagtgtgcatgcacacgaaagctcataccaagaactaacttagttggtctttaaggtgctactggaaggaatttttttgttttgactatggcagaccaacacggctacctatctgtaactggaaatatTAATATGTGCAATGGTAACCCCTCCACCCTATCCCAGACCCACCAGCTGATTTTCAGTTTCCAATTCAGGCTTGGACTTCCCTTTGTGGAGGAAACTCTGTCCTCCCTGTCTCCTTTTTCTCCCCTTTTGCCTTGGCCTTCACTCCCCCAAGCAATGGCCATGCACACGCTCCACTAGTCACACAAATCACCACAACTGTGATAGACCTTCTTTATTAATTGCTATACAACAAATGCCAACATAATTGGTCCCTGCCCAGGGCTCACAGCCTGAAGTGTGGTGGCCCCAAAAAAGAGGAGGGAAGGataaggaaagagggagggggaaggttgGGGGTCCTCTGGGGCTCTTCATGGAgcgaagctgctgctgctgcgagtcCAGCTTTGGTGGGGGGCCTCCTCCTGATTGATGCTGGCCTTGAAGAGTACAATTTTCTCCCCACCATAGGGGTGGAGCAAATGTGATGTGcatgtctccctctctctgcccagctcaccccaccccacccatgtgCACCCCCTGTGGCTTGGAACTTGAAGTCTGCTTTGTAGTTGACACTCCCAACTTCATCCAAAGATTTCACAGCCTTTGTAAAAATATTAACTTTTGTAAGCAAAAAGAGGAATTTGCCAAGGAGGGGAAAAACAGCTTCCagtcctggggtgggtgggtctccCGGCGCAAAGGAGGAGGTGTCTGGTAGTGGCAGCAAAGGCTTCCCTGCTTATGTCTCTCTTATGCAGGAGAAAGCTGAGCGTCCAAGCAAGACCCATAGATCTTTGCAAGGTGTGAAGGAGCTTCACAGTGGCCTCGACAGGTGCTCAGCTCCTGCTTCCCCCTCTGTGCTTTTAACTGGGCTGCGCTCTGTTGTGACAGGAGGAGACCCATTGCTTGACGTAGCTGGGCAGGAGCTCTTCCCCTGTCTCTCCGCTTTCCACACTGAGGGGTTCAGACCCACAGCCTGTCGGCCTCCTCTCGAACTCAGAGTCCACAGGGCTCCCACAGTCACACTCTGCAAAGCCACTGTCAATGGTATCCAGATCCAGGCCATTGGCAAGGAGGTCCCCATCTGCATCCAAGTCAGGAGAGAGCAGGTCTCGGTAGGAAGCTATGTCCTCCTCCTCTGGAGACAAGAGGCCTTCCAGGGTCCAGGGCTCAGGAGGCGAACCAAAAAAGTCCACCTCCTTCCCAGACCTTTTTCTGCCCAGGGAGCCGCCAGCTTGCGAGAAAGGAGTAAGAGTCTCGAGGAGAGGGTCTCCTGACCAGGACTCCAAGGCAGACAAGAAAGCCTTCCTCTGGGCTGCTGCTGGTGGGACCATGTCCACCAGGAGCAGATTCTCAGAGATCTGGCCCTCATTGAGGAGGATGCCCTGGTAGGCATCACTTTCGTCCTGGCCCTCCTCCAGAGCACAGCATGCTGGGCCCCCCTTGCACCGCAGGCAGCAGGCGGTAAACTCTCCAGCCACAGTGACGGTGTCAATGGAGAGGTGGCCGTAGGCCTGATCATGGGTGGCATCCTGGCTCCCAGGCAGGTGGGAAGCAAATGTAGCAGGGGAGGGTGCATGGCCTCCACTCTGCTGCTCCTTGGCAGGGCTGGGGGGAAGGGGCTTTTGGCCCATCCCAAACACATCCAGCAGGGCTGTGCTCCATTCAAAGTTGTCCAGCATGGCTCCAGGGCAGGAGATGCCGCTGCCCACCCACTTctgcacaggagagagagagagagagagagagagagagagagagagagagagaggtgtcagCAGGCCGTGGCCAGAGAAACAGCAGGTGTGGGCCTTTTTTTAACCATCTGGGGAATGGAAGGAATTGCATACCTTCAGAAGGACATATCCCAGGAGAGGAGCTCCTTCCTCCAGCCCAGACTGTGCAACAAAGTGCCCACTTATCAGCTACTCCATCATCTCCTATCATCCTTCTGTGCAAAGAGGAAACTCCTCCCCCACCTGTAATGCACCTGGTGGCTGCAAGAGGCTATGTGCTTTCCACAGGACTCTGCCCAGAGCTCACTTTTTCAGAGAGGATCCTGCCCCATAGGGATGGGAATTGGGGTgagagagaagcaggcagagcccctgctgtggggagggggacatGGAGAAagcctggggtgggggagaaggcctTGTGTCAAGAGGAgacccccacccctccaccaaGTCCCCAACTTCTCTGCAGAATATTAGGCAGCCTGATGTCCTCCCTCCCACCGATCATGCCTTAAGGCTCCTGGCACTTGAGGcaggaccccccacccccaaacacacacatacaggaaCTTTCTGCCTTGGGTGATGCCCGGAGGATCCGTAGGTGCCTGTGGGTCAATTCAAACAGCCACTCCAACACCCTCCCCTGCCCCTCCTGTCTGGTGGGTAGGAGTCGCTTGTACCTTGAAATCTCCATTGTGGATCAGGTAGAGGGGCTGGAAAAAGGGGGCCGGGCTGGGGATGAAGATGTCCAGCTTCTTCCACAACCTGTCAGAGGGAAAGAAGAGCTGGAGGCCTTTTGTGGGGAATGCCCAAACTTCATTCCACCGACTACCCACGGGAGGGACTAGGAGCATGGCCAGGCCTTGAGGCACTGGCGTCTCAGGCTTGCTGCCCGGCAACTGCCTTGTCCAAGGAACCTCATGGCTTCCCTTTCTAGGGAACTCAGCCACCCACTGCCACAAGCAAGCAAGCCCGTGGCTGGTGCTCTGCAGACTGAGGGAAAGAGGGAGTGGGCTTGGTGGACTTACCTGAGCACGGCTTCTTAGGAGGTGATGCCTCCCCCACTCACCATTTCCTTTCTCTGTGTAGGGTAGGTCATCCAGCTGGGAAGTGGGCAGCCTGAGGCCAACCAGAAGCTCTCAGCAGCCCCGCCACCCCAACATCCAGCATCCAACTCCCACACTCACCTTTGGTGCTGCCAGCCCAGGAAGACCACGAGAGCAACCAATGGGCTGAGCACCAGCAGGAACCACAAGGACCACTTGTCTCCTGGCCTGTCCTCCACGGCTGAGGAAGGAAACCAGTAATATCAGTTACTTTCCTTGGTAGCTCCACTGGGGGTTGCCAGGCTGGGCTGGGCTCTGGGGCTCAGTCAGGATGAGTTTCCCTGGGATCACGGCCAGAGCTCCCTCCTAGGGCAGCAGAGTAGCAGGAGGGGGTCTACTTCTTGACAGGAATGAAGAGAGGCTGCTCCTCTGATCTGCCATGGATTCATGGTCTCAAAGGTGCAGAAGGCCCCCCTGGACTGGGAGAGGGGCTTATGAATGGCCTTTGAAGGGAAGGTTCAGCCCTCCTTGTATGGGCAGAGGCCAAGACCCCCTcgtgaggagggaggggggactcACCCCTCGGCAGCGTCCTCAAGGTCGTCTTGGGGCTCCAGTCGCTCCAAGCGCCCTGGTATGAGGAGTCTTCCCTTGGCTTCACCCGAACCTGGAGTTCGTAGTCTGTGTCCCCTTCGAACTCCTGGGGGAGCCACAGGGTCTCGGTGTACTGCAGAAGATGGTTGTGTCCCTGCAGGAAAGGGAAGAAGCCAAAGGGCTGGGAGGAATTCTGGGAAACGCTCCCTACCTCTGCCACCTTCATAGCAATTCAGAGGAGTTACTCAAATGATCCTGAAAGAGCCCCATGACTTCCCAGTGCCCCTGAAGCCCAAGTCTAAAGAAGCACTAAGAAACTTTGGGACTGAGCGCCAGGCTGGCCAGCCAGCCATTGACGGCCTGAccaggcaaatggtgcccgcTGCCAACCAGCTCAGGCTGGCCCTTGCCTCCTGGCTTACCTGCCATGGATGTCCCCTCTGCCGGTAGCGCAACTCATACTGCAGCTCCGTGTCCAGGTAGAAGTACTCATCTTGCTGGTACATGGTgttccaggagaggttgtagccCTCAGGGGAGACAATAGCCCTTAGGCTGAACGGCGGGGACGGCTTAACTGGGGAAAGAGTCAAGGTGGGCTCCTGAGGGCATCTGGCTGACAGGACTTGGTCCCCACCCACTGGGTGAAGCAGCAGTGACACCCCCAAATCCCCAGGGTGTAGTTGTGGGGGGGAAGCCCCTGCAGGGCACGACAGAGGGATGTCCCTCCAGCCTCCAAGTGGAGCAAGGTGAAAGCATCTGGGGCTGCTGGGGTTGAATGAAAGGCAGTGGGTTATTCATTCATATTCATTCATTGAatacaccgcccttcatccgaagattccagggcagtttacaacagaaaaatacataatGGTGGCGTGGCATGGGTGGGTGGATGGAGAATAACCCCgtcaaaacatttaaaaggcccCAGGTTGTTTAATCAGCCCAAAGTTAGCTGGCTGTAGGAG carries:
- the IL21R gene encoding interleukin-21 receptor, encoding MSSPHPPAYTVISGQADVTPVPEPNLVMTHQGICTSKRQPSQEAERGPTRRQWPTEEEDQSSEAGEPQGTVAKGRMADQVWGWLLLLLFLQQASACGNLTCFADYIQTLTCMWGNDPHASGRAQYHLTATWDCGEGGNCSFTSEGAAAAARYTCFAEQNICFGNNNFEVVVKLGDEQRQVCKNEFVFQEHFKPSPPFSLRAIVSPEGYNLSWNTMYQQDEYFYLDTELQYELRYRQRGHPWQGHNHLLQYTETLWLPQEFEGDTDYELQVRVKPREDSSYQGAWSDWSPKTTLRTLPRAVEDRPGDKWSLWFLLVLSPLVALVVFLGWQHQRLWKKLDIFIPSPAPFFQPLYLIHNGDFKKWVGSGISCPGAMLDNFEWSTALLDVFGMGQKPLPPSPAKEQQSGGHAPSPATFASHLPGSQDATHDQAYGHLSIDTVTVAGEFTACCLRCKGGPACCALEEGQDESDAYQGILLNEGQISENLLLVDMVPPAAAQRKAFLSALESWSGDPLLETLTPFSQAGGSLGRKRSGKEVDFFGSPPEPWTLEGLLSPEEEDIASYRDLLSPDLDADGDLLANGLDLDTIDSGFAECDCGSPVDSEFERRPTGCGSEPLSVESGETGEELLPSYVKQWVSSCHNRAQPS